The Hymenobacter sp. GOD-10R genome includes a window with the following:
- a CDS encoding ribonuclease D, protein MTDIQYLTTSAGVQQAADILGASSRLAVDLEFDDMRHRYGRNLALIQIYDGQKVYLIDPIPLTNPAHELEPIWVLLRDPGIEKVFHSCKSDILLLDELYDVHVRHITDTSVQYTLLGESDNNISLGRLIQAELGLEVDKGEQKSNWLKRPLTEAQKLYAANDVLYLFELSDRLAAKLASLGRLHWAEEENKALEDVRYVRDERPYLRIAGKYRIQPNEMPLFRDLYMLRDRIAKELDRPPYMVFANDRLPELVRAMPLDATDWKATRGLHPELKRSPYLDQLAALSPDNFVSVPEPPLPTEQRRFPFRRRLSGEKAARADAREQLLTSLKTHITNDINGYVANLVLSNRLIADIIELGAERVLRPWQQTILRETAERHELPYSLVAEPFAL, encoded by the coding sequence ATGACGGACATTCAGTACCTAACTACCTCAGCCGGCGTTCAACAAGCAGCCGACATTCTAGGAGCTAGCTCACGCCTCGCGGTTGACCTGGAGTTTGACGACATGCGCCATCGGTATGGACGCAACTTAGCTCTTATCCAGATCTACGACGGTCAGAAGGTCTACCTCATAGATCCTATTCCGCTAACCAACCCAGCTCATGAGCTAGAGCCCATTTGGGTTTTGCTGCGGGATCCAGGCATTGAGAAGGTATTTCACAGTTGCAAGTCCGACATTCTGCTGCTGGATGAGCTTTACGACGTGCACGTACGCCACATCACGGATACCAGCGTGCAGTACACGCTGCTAGGCGAATCGGACAACAATATTTCTCTGGGTCGTCTGATTCAGGCGGAGCTAGGTTTGGAAGTAGATAAGGGCGAGCAGAAATCGAATTGGCTCAAGCGTCCACTTACGGAAGCGCAGAAGCTCTATGCGGCTAATGATGTGCTGTACCTGTTCGAGCTTAGCGACCGGCTCGCGGCCAAGCTAGCTTCGCTGGGGCGCCTGCACTGGGCCGAAGAGGAGAACAAAGCGCTGGAAGACGTACGCTACGTTCGCGACGAGCGCCCGTACTTACGCATTGCAGGTAAATATCGTATTCAGCCGAATGAGATGCCGCTCTTTCGCGACCTGTATATGCTCCGCGACCGAATAGCAAAAGAGCTTGACCGGCCTCCTTACATGGTGTTTGCCAACGACCGCCTCCCAGAGCTGGTGCGCGCTATGCCACTCGATGCGACGGACTGGAAAGCCACGCGCGGCTTGCACCCGGAGCTGAAACGCTCTCCATACCTAGATCAACTGGCGGCCTTATCGCCCGATAACTTTGTGTCGGTGCCGGAGCCGCCTCTACCGACTGAGCAGCGGCGGTTCCCATTTCGGCGGCGGCTTAGCGGCGAAAAAGCGGCGCGCGCCGATGCTCGCGAGCAATTACTGACTAGCCTAAAAACGCACATCACCAACGACATCAATGGCTATGTGGCCAATTTGGTGTTGTCTAATCGGCTGATTGCGGATATCATTGAACTAGGTGCGGAGCGGGTACTGCGCCCCTGGCAACAAACCATTTTGCGGGAAACGGCCGAGCGGCATGAGCTACCGTATAGCTTAGTAGCCGAGCCTTTTGCGTTGTAA
- the dtd gene encoding D-aminoacyl-tRNA deacylase — MRVVIQRVSEANVTVEGRVTGEIGPGLLVLAGFAPTDDTRALEWIARKLVQMRIFGDEEGKMNRSVQDIGGQVLIVSQFTLLADARKGNRPSYLGAAPPPIAIPLYEQFVRMLEKLLGQPVATGEFGADMKVRLLNDGPVTIVLDSPESD, encoded by the coding sequence ATGAGAGTAGTCATTCAACGCGTCAGCGAGGCCAATGTCACCGTTGAGGGGCGAGTTACGGGTGAAATTGGGCCTGGCTTGTTGGTACTCGCGGGCTTTGCTCCGACTGACGACACGCGCGCCCTCGAATGGATAGCACGTAAACTGGTGCAAATGCGCATCTTCGGCGACGAAGAGGGCAAGATGAACCGCAGCGTGCAGGATATCGGGGGGCAAGTGCTCATCGTAAGCCAGTTCACGCTGCTTGCCGACGCTCGTAAAGGTAACCGGCCTAGCTACCTAGGTGCGGCGCCGCCGCCCATTGCCATTCCCCTCTACGAACAGTTTGTGCGAATGCTAGAGAAGCTCCTCGGTCAGCCAGTAGCTACCGGCGAGTTTGGCGCCGATATGAAAGTACGCTTGCTCAACGACGGCCCCGTCACCATCGTCCTTGACTCACCTGAGAGTGACTGA
- the mltG gene encoding endolytic transglycosylase MltG codes for MRSSISTQLRRRIATILLFFLLLLGGLGLYRAWRIQWKPNVVASPFGPAYLYIRTGASFQDVLASLEKQELLEEPATFAWLAERRGYPEHVRPGRYLLNFGASNADLLDKLMLGQQDTVAFQLDAFKYKPQLARQVARQLEADSSKLRHLLRSNTFLQRRYHLDTTTILTLFLPGPYRFLWNTSAEQFLDSAAAMHRRFWTSKRQRRADSLGLSPTEVHVLASIVQRETAKPEDKPVIAGVYLNRLHRGMRLQADPTLLWAIGNFGVRRVLNKDKLVDSPYNTYKHKGLPPGPITSANRQSLDAVLKPMAHNYYFFCARPDGSGYSDFAETYAQHKQNARRYQHRLDSLQIRR; via the coding sequence TTGCGTTCTTCTATTTCCACCCAATTACGGCGTCGCATCGCGACGATTTTACTATTCTTTCTTTTGCTGCTTGGAGGCCTAGGTCTTTACCGAGCATGGCGCATCCAATGGAAGCCCAACGTAGTGGCGTCCCCTTTCGGACCCGCTTATCTGTATATCCGCACTGGCGCTTCCTTTCAGGATGTGTTGGCTTCTCTTGAGAAGCAAGAGCTATTGGAGGAACCCGCAACGTTTGCCTGGCTAGCCGAGCGGCGCGGCTATCCCGAACACGTGCGACCCGGCCGCTATTTGTTGAACTTCGGGGCTAGCAACGCTGATCTGCTGGATAAGTTGATGCTAGGCCAGCAGGATACGGTAGCGTTTCAGCTAGATGCTTTCAAGTACAAACCCCAGCTCGCCCGCCAAGTTGCCCGGCAGCTGGAAGCTGACTCAAGCAAGTTGCGCCACTTACTGCGTAGCAACACCTTTCTGCAACGTCGTTATCACCTTGACACGACGACTATTCTGACGCTGTTTTTGCCGGGTCCCTACCGCTTTTTGTGGAATACTTCAGCCGAGCAGTTTCTTGATTCGGCGGCGGCTATGCACCGTCGGTTCTGGACCTCGAAGCGTCAGCGCCGGGCCGACTCCCTAGGTTTGTCGCCCACGGAGGTGCATGTGCTAGCCAGCATCGTACAACGCGAAACGGCCAAGCCCGAAGACAAACCTGTTATTGCGGGCGTCTACCTTAATCGGCTGCACCGGGGTATGCGCCTGCAAGCCGACCCTACGCTGCTTTGGGCCATCGGCAACTTTGGCGTGAGGCGGGTCTTAAACAAGGATAAGCTCGTCGATTCGCCCTACAATACTTACAAACACAAAGGCCTGCCACCAGGCCCTATCACGTCGGCAAACCGGCAGAGTTTGGATGCGGTGCTCAAGCCCATGGCACACAACTATTACTTCTTTTGCGCCCGTCCTGACGGCAGCGGCTACTCCGACTTCGCCGAGACGTACGCCCAACACAAGCAGAATGCACGACGCTATCAGCATCGTCTGGATAGCTTACAGATCAGGCGGTGA
- a CDS encoding class I SAM-dependent methyltransferase, with translation MPTRSAQEQFDRQASHYNAQWNSWTGIALNWLLEQAECQPDDLVLDVATGTGFTALAFAPFVQSVVGIDVSTGMLEQARQQQVAQHVDNVTWQQGAAEALPFADETFSIVTCRIAPHHFQSIPQFLSEVKRVLRPHGRFLLADTCVPDEEPEVNEWQNRVEALRDPSHMRNLAPQEWQEALEAAGLHVTALCEPTSDIAMHLNDWMTKAGCTGDQAEAVRAAFAAAPAAAVRTFHIRELPTGDYAFAWQRVAAKAIKP, from the coding sequence ATGCCCACTCGCTCTGCCCAAGAACAGTTTGATCGTCAAGCCAGCCACTACAATGCGCAGTGGAATTCCTGGACAGGTATCGCGCTCAACTGGCTACTAGAGCAAGCCGAATGCCAGCCCGATGACCTGGTGCTAGATGTAGCAACTGGTACGGGCTTTACCGCCCTAGCTTTTGCGCCTTTCGTCCAATCGGTGGTGGGTATTGATGTATCGACGGGCATGCTGGAGCAGGCACGGCAGCAACAAGTGGCGCAGCACGTCGACAATGTGACGTGGCAGCAAGGAGCCGCGGAAGCGTTGCCTTTTGCCGATGAGACCTTCTCGATCGTAACATGCCGAATTGCCCCGCACCATTTCCAATCCATACCGCAGTTTTTGAGCGAGGTGAAGCGTGTGCTGCGTCCGCACGGGCGCTTCTTGCTCGCCGATACGTGCGTGCCCGACGAAGAGCCGGAAGTGAATGAGTGGCAGAACCGAGTAGAAGCCCTACGTGACCCCTCGCACATGCGGAACCTAGCTCCGCAGGAATGGCAGGAGGCGCTGGAAGCAGCTGGCTTACATGTGACGGCTCTCTGCGAACCGACGAGTGACATTGCCATGCATCTCAACGACTGGATGACCAAAGCGGGCTGCACTGGTGACCAAGCCGAAGCGGTGCGAGCTGCTTTCGCGGCAGCTCCTGCGGCAGCAGTTCGTACCTTTCATATTCGCGAACTACCTACTGGTGATTACGCGTTTGCGTGGCAACGTGTCGCTGCTAAGGCGATCAAGCCTTGA
- a CDS encoding RagB/SusD family nutrient uptake outer membrane protein, protein MKNTFHKLALGTLLLALPLVGCDKKLDTEPVTSIPAENALNTSADVQAALRGAYELLGNQYLYGGGFQYYADLLGDAEEVQWGGTFSAPREIFRKSILVNNGFVASTWTTSYQAINMANTVLANIDKVTAVNQKEVEGGAKFVRGTLYFELARFYARDWNDGNPTSNLAVPLVLTPTNPSSPDQTIVAAAQLSRNTVAEVYAQAIKDLTDAETLLSKPSSPTSNLYASSYTASGMLSRVYLQQSRYAEAAAEANKVISSGVYSLVPSLADEFASKTNTSESVFDVQLTTQSGINDLNTFYSSYGRGGDISLNDAYLKLYEKADSRVSEALIDYDSYLTKKFDNTHGNIHLMRLAEMYLTRAEGNLRAGTSVGATPLADVNRVRARAEATPLTSVTLAGVLSERHRELAFEGFLLHDQKRNMVAVGTLPYNSPRLIFPIPQRERDVNSNLVQNEGY, encoded by the coding sequence ATGAAAAATACATTTCACAAACTGGCTCTAGGAACCCTGCTGCTAGCTCTGCCGCTAGTAGGGTGTGACAAGAAGCTGGATACAGAACCCGTTACTTCCATTCCGGCCGAAAACGCCTTAAATACGTCTGCCGACGTGCAGGCTGCCCTGCGAGGTGCTTACGAATTGCTTGGCAACCAGTACCTCTACGGCGGCGGCTTTCAGTATTACGCTGACCTGCTTGGTGATGCTGAGGAAGTACAATGGGGTGGCACCTTTTCCGCGCCGCGCGAAATTTTTCGCAAGTCTATCCTCGTAAACAACGGCTTTGTTGCTAGCACGTGGACCACTTCCTACCAAGCTATCAACATGGCCAATACTGTTTTGGCCAACATTGATAAGGTGACGGCAGTCAACCAAAAAGAGGTAGAAGGTGGTGCTAAGTTCGTTCGGGGTACGTTGTATTTCGAGCTAGCTCGCTTTTACGCCCGCGACTGGAATGATGGTAATCCCACGAGCAACCTAGCCGTGCCCTTGGTTCTAACGCCAACGAACCCATCGTCTCCTGACCAGACTATTGTTGCAGCAGCCCAGTTATCGCGCAATACAGTGGCCGAAGTATATGCACAGGCTATCAAAGACCTGACAGATGCTGAAACATTGTTGTCGAAGCCATCCTCGCCTACTTCCAATCTATACGCAAGTTCTTACACTGCCTCGGGTATGCTGTCGCGCGTGTATTTGCAGCAAAGTCGCTACGCCGAAGCTGCTGCCGAGGCAAACAAGGTGATTTCCTCCGGGGTATATAGCTTGGTCCCATCCCTAGCGGATGAATTTGCTTCGAAGACCAATACTTCAGAAAGCGTGTTTGATGTTCAGTTGACCACCCAAAGTGGTATCAATGACTTAAACACCTTCTACTCGTCATACGGTCGGGGTGGAGATATTAGCTTGAACGATGCGTATCTGAAACTATACGAGAAGGCAGACTCACGTGTCAGTGAAGCCTTGATCGACTACGATTCTTATCTGACCAAGAAGTTCGACAACACGCACGGTAATATCCACCTGATGCGCTTAGCCGAAATGTACCTGACGCGCGCAGAAGGCAACCTCAGAGCCGGTACCAGTGTAGGTGCTACGCCGCTAGCGGATGTAAATCGAGTACGGGCACGGGCGGAAGCTACCCCGCTGACGTCTGTCACGCTGGCTGGGGTGCTGAGTGAGCGTCACCGGGAGCTAGCTTTCGAAGGCTTCTTGCTACATGATCAGAAGCGTAACATGGTAGCTGTCGGTACACTACCCTACAACTCACCACGCTTGATCTTCCCAATCCCGCAACGGGAGCGTGATGTAAACAGCAATCTGGTGCAGAACGAAGGCTACTAA
- a CDS encoding 2-phosphosulfolactate phosphatase, with protein sequence MTTQPSLDVCFTPELLSLFDLRGHVAVVVDILRATSSMVTALAAGVTHIVPLSELEECRAYAEQGYLTAAERDGRQAPGFDLGNSPFGYLNEAAPVRGRAVAITTTNGTRALQLSLSADAVVVGAFLNLQAVADFARQQQKNVVVVCAGWKGNFNLEDTVFAGALAELLAPDFDITSSDATLAAHQLWLQAKPDLATYLLQSAHVRRLNSLEANKDMDFCVRLNEYDLVPIWRDGRIVIN encoded by the coding sequence TTGACAACACAACCTAGCCTCGACGTGTGCTTCACGCCTGAGCTTCTCTCCTTATTTGATTTGCGCGGCCACGTGGCCGTCGTCGTTGATATTCTACGCGCCACCTCCTCCATGGTAACAGCGCTGGCCGCCGGTGTTACGCACATCGTACCGCTGAGTGAGTTAGAAGAATGTCGCGCTTACGCCGAACAAGGCTACCTCACCGCTGCAGAGCGAGATGGACGGCAAGCACCGGGTTTCGACCTAGGCAACTCACCCTTCGGCTACCTCAACGAGGCGGCCCCGGTGCGGGGTCGTGCGGTTGCCATCACCACTACCAACGGTACCCGGGCGCTACAGCTCTCTCTTTCCGCTGATGCGGTGGTGGTGGGCGCTTTCCTCAACCTACAGGCTGTGGCCGATTTTGCGCGCCAGCAGCAAAAAAACGTGGTAGTTGTCTGCGCTGGGTGGAAAGGCAATTTCAACCTGGAAGACACAGTCTTCGCTGGTGCACTAGCGGAGCTGCTAGCTCCCGACTTCGATATCACCAGCAGCGATGCCACCTTGGCCGCGCACCAACTCTGGCTGCAAGCCAAGCCCGACCTAGCTACTTATCTGCTGCAATCGGCACACGTGCGGCGTCTCAACAGCTTAGAAGCTAATAAAGACATGGATTTTTGCGTGCGCCTGAATGAGTACGACTTGGTTCCCATCTGGCGAGATGGCCGAATCGTAATCAATTAA
- a CDS encoding TonB-dependent receptor — protein MKQKFLLTLIWCLLVSVAWAQTRSVSGRVTGPEGASLPGVTVLERGTTNGTSTNVDGAFSLTVQPNATLVVSSIGYESQTVLVGNNSTLNVTLKSSATQLNEAVVVGYGTQAKADLTGSIAQVSGREIENQPVTTFEQAIQGKAAGVFIENSSGKLGQSVKVRVRGTSSVSGGTQPLYVIDGIPIVSESNSGTSAPTNPIADLNPNDIESINILKDASASAIYGSRASNGVIIITTRRGKSGATHFNLGFQTGSSEPTRRKDFLNSTQYLELIQEAAANENVRDPSFDYVAYTNRFLTRYAAGNADYANSGVSTDWQDQVLRKTPFSQYDLSASGGNDKTRFYLSGLYSKQNGILVGNKFEKMSARLNLDHKATDKLSLGVNINLSRTVNNRLDNDNSFGTPLQIVALTPITPLIDPRTGLLSGSLDPATGLPNTNYPVYYNPLLSINNAYFNTTVYRTLGNVFAQYEFIKGLTFRSELGIDLINQNEDNYSGLLTARNTDFTSNGNGTNSYLQNNRFTTNNYFSYRNIFAERHSVEAVAGMSFEGRKITANSVSGQQFPSDAYRYIASAALINAGSSSSSSSSLLSYFGRVNYAFASKYLLTLSGRIDGSSRFGRNNQYGFFPAASIGWMLTEEAFLKDQTVLSTLKPRASIGKTGNQTFPDFISRALYSAGSYAGTATQRLSQFADPNLKWESTTQIDAGIEFGFLDNRITGEVDVYQKKTDGLVLNVNVPSAAGLTTRYLNVGSLQNKGFEFVLTTQNAVGAFTWTTNFNAATNRNKITNLQGQVIEGGYVNRAVEGQPIGVFFTKEYAGVDPANGDALYYLNTKNADGSINRNTTSDYNAAERIVLGNPNPKWTGGVTNTLGYKGVELNFTFQGVFGNKVFDGGGQYQSANGSNGFDNQTANQLKRWQNPGDITDVPQARLFEGNGVGNSSRYIYDGSYVRLKTTTLSYSLPKALVSKAHFDHVRVYLTGVNLLTFTDYKGWDPEVNADYLSGNIAQGNDFYSAPQAKTYTIGVNIGF, from the coding sequence ATGAAACAAAAGTTTTTACTCACCTTGATTTGGTGCCTGTTGGTGTCCGTGGCGTGGGCACAAACCCGTAGCGTAAGCGGACGGGTAACTGGTCCTGAAGGAGCTAGCTTGCCCGGCGTAACCGTACTAGAGCGCGGCACTACCAATGGTACCAGCACCAACGTAGACGGTGCCTTCTCGCTCACTGTTCAGCCCAACGCAACCTTGGTTGTTAGCTCTATAGGCTATGAAAGCCAAACCGTTCTCGTTGGTAACAATTCGACCCTCAATGTCACGCTTAAGAGCAGCGCCACGCAGCTAAACGAAGCAGTAGTAGTTGGCTACGGCACGCAAGCGAAGGCCGACTTAACGGGCTCGATTGCTCAAGTAAGTGGCCGCGAAATTGAAAATCAGCCCGTAACGACTTTCGAACAAGCTATTCAGGGTAAGGCTGCCGGCGTGTTTATCGAAAACTCCAGCGGTAAGCTAGGGCAGTCCGTGAAGGTACGCGTGCGGGGTACTTCCTCCGTGAGTGGTGGTACGCAGCCATTGTATGTGATTGATGGTATTCCGATTGTATCGGAAAGCAACTCGGGCACCTCGGCGCCGACTAACCCCATTGCGGATCTGAACCCGAACGATATTGAGTCGATCAACATTTTGAAGGATGCCTCAGCGTCGGCTATCTACGGTTCGCGGGCTTCCAACGGGGTAATTATCATTACGACGCGTCGTGGCAAATCGGGGGCGACACACTTCAACCTAGGTTTTCAAACTGGTAGCAGCGAGCCAACTCGTCGCAAGGATTTTCTGAACTCTACCCAGTATCTTGAATTGATTCAGGAAGCTGCTGCGAACGAGAACGTACGCGACCCTTCGTTTGATTACGTTGCCTATACCAACCGTTTCCTGACGCGCTATGCAGCGGGCAACGCAGATTACGCCAATAGCGGTGTTAGTACCGATTGGCAGGACCAAGTATTGCGCAAAACGCCCTTCAGCCAGTACGACCTAAGCGCCAGCGGTGGTAACGATAAAACTCGTTTCTACCTGTCAGGCCTGTATAGCAAACAGAATGGTATCCTGGTCGGTAATAAGTTCGAGAAGATGAGCGCTCGTCTCAACCTCGATCATAAAGCGACCGATAAGTTGTCCCTAGGTGTCAACATCAACCTGTCGCGCACGGTCAACAACCGTTTGGACAATGACAACTCGTTTGGTACGCCGCTGCAAATTGTGGCCTTAACGCCGATTACGCCGTTAATTGACCCACGTACTGGCCTGCTCAGCGGCTCGCTAGACCCTGCTACGGGTTTGCCGAACACGAACTATCCGGTTTACTATAACCCGTTGCTCAGTATCAACAATGCGTACTTCAACACCACGGTTTACCGTACGCTCGGCAACGTGTTTGCGCAGTATGAGTTCATCAAAGGGCTGACCTTCCGCAGTGAGCTAGGTATCGACCTGATCAACCAGAACGAGGACAATTACTCGGGGCTGTTGACGGCACGTAACACCGATTTCACCAGCAACGGCAACGGTACGAACAGCTACTTGCAGAACAACCGCTTCACCACGAACAACTACTTCTCTTACCGGAACATCTTCGCTGAGCGGCACTCGGTAGAAGCCGTTGCGGGTATGTCTTTCGAAGGACGTAAGATCACCGCTAATAGCGTCTCTGGGCAGCAGTTTCCGAGTGATGCTTACCGCTATATTGCTAGTGCTGCGCTGATCAATGCGGGTTCGTCGTCCTCGTCGTCCAGCTCTTTGCTGTCGTACTTCGGCCGTGTAAACTATGCCTTTGCCAGCAAGTACTTGCTGACGCTAAGTGGCCGTATTGACGGTTCGTCTCGCTTCGGAAGAAACAACCAATATGGCTTCTTCCCAGCGGCTTCGATTGGCTGGATGCTTACCGAGGAGGCATTCTTAAAGGATCAAACTGTATTGAGCACGCTGAAGCCCCGGGCTAGCATTGGCAAGACGGGTAACCAAACCTTCCCTGATTTTATCTCACGTGCCTTGTATAGTGCTGGTTCGTACGCGGGCACAGCTACGCAGCGTTTAAGCCAGTTTGCCGACCCCAACCTAAAATGGGAATCGACGACGCAGATTGATGCGGGTATTGAATTTGGCTTCCTCGACAACCGTATTACCGGTGAGGTAGACGTGTATCAGAAGAAAACGGATGGCTTGGTGCTGAACGTAAACGTACCTAGCGCTGCTGGCTTAACGACTCGGTACCTGAACGTTGGTAGCCTGCAGAACAAAGGTTTCGAGTTTGTATTGACTACGCAGAACGCCGTAGGTGCCTTCACGTGGACCACAAACTTCAATGCTGCTACCAACCGCAACAAGATTACCAACCTACAAGGCCAGGTAATTGAAGGTGGTTATGTGAACCGGGCGGTAGAAGGCCAGCCTATTGGTGTGTTCTTCACAAAGGAGTACGCCGGTGTTGATCCCGCTAATGGTGATGCGCTTTACTACCTAAACACGAAGAATGCTGATGGGAGCATTAACCGCAACACCACCAGTGATTATAACGCTGCTGAGCGCATCGTGCTAGGCAACCCAAACCCCAAGTGGACGGGTGGCGTGACCAACACCCTAGGTTACAAAGGAGTTGAGCTGAACTTCACCTTCCAAGGTGTATTTGGCAATAAAGTGTTCGACGGCGGTGGGCAGTATCAGTCCGCTAACGGTAGTAACGGCTTCGATAACCAGACTGCGAATCAACTCAAGCGCTGGCAGAATCCCGGCGACATCACCGATGTGCCCCAGGCTCGTCTGTTCGAAGGTAATGGTGTTGGCAACTCTTCGCGCTACATCTATGATGGCTCGTACGTGCGTTTGAAAACCACTACCCTGAGCTATTCTTTGCCCAAAGCGCTTGTTAGCAAAGCGCATTTCGACCACGTGCGCGTGTACTTGACCGGTGTGAACCTGCTCACCTTCACCGACTACAAAGGCTGGGACCCCGAGGTAAATGCAGACTATCTGAGTGGCAACATTGCCCAAGGCAATGACTTCTACTCTGCGCCCCAGGCTAAAACATACACTATCGGTGTGAACATAGGGTTTTAA
- a CDS encoding nucleotide pyrophosphohydrolase: MTIGEAQQTVDQWIKTTGIRYFNELTNMAILTEEVGEVARIISRQYGEQSFKASDRDKNLADELADVLFVVICLANQTGVDLTEALVKNLEKKTLRDTDRHRQNEKLKDS, encoded by the coding sequence ATGACCATCGGAGAAGCACAACAAACCGTTGACCAGTGGATAAAAACCACGGGCATTCGGTATTTCAATGAATTAACGAACATGGCCATCCTCACCGAAGAAGTAGGGGAAGTTGCCCGTATCATATCCCGCCAGTATGGTGAGCAGTCCTTTAAAGCCTCCGACCGCGACAAAAACCTAGCGGATGAGCTAGCCGACGTGCTGTTCGTAGTAATTTGTCTGGCTAATCAAACGGGCGTTGACCTCACCGAAGCTCTCGTAAAAAACCTGGAGAAGAAAACCTTACGGGACACCGACCGGCACCGCCAGAACGAAAAGCTGAAGGATAGTTGA